The Vigna angularis cultivar LongXiaoDou No.4 chromosome 6, ASM1680809v1, whole genome shotgun sequence genome contains the following window.
ACTGCTTATCATTTAGGAACATTTTCTATCCAGCAATTTGAATATATGCATTCGTCAACCAGATGGATCCTATTCAGGTGACTTGTTGGAGAGCCCGAAGGGCAATTTGGAGTTAGAGAAAGATTAACCATTTGTTAGACATATTGTTCCTAGCCACAATAAATGGGGTCTGGGAGTTCTAACTATTGCATTGGTGATCCTAAGGTGTACAAAGCtgattcataaaaaaaaaaataaaagacaaaaagttGTATAAAGATGAAGGGAGCAACCCAGTTATCAGCGGGTGGAGACTTCGAACATGTCAATAATCATAAAGGATGCAGAGAGCAGCTTGTTGATGTGTAGAGAAACCATTGTTTTACAACCAGTGGAAAAGAATAACTTGGAATGTATTGCTGGGTGGTTAGTTTCTAAAGCAGCATGCATGCCAGATTGTGCAGGATTGACCCCATCTGggatttcttattttttcttccTCTGTTAAGGTTCTTGTCGCCATTTCCTTAAATGGTAACgtgtatatgaaaaaaaaaaacaatttatggGGGAATAGTTTGTATAGAATGGGAACAGGAAACTATCTTATTTATGAATGTTTGTCAATTTTCATGTAGTCAAAAGAATGTGAATGTTTGTAAAGATGTGAAGTTGTGAACTGGTTTCTTGCCGTAACATTTGTGCTTTTGAAATATTGGAGGCTCTGTAAAGCACTGCTTAACCAAACTCTAATATAAAATTGAGACTTTATCGTATATTAatgtcttatatatatatatatatatataaaaacataaacattttAAGTTGGGAAAGGTTCTCTGGAATTATCGGATGCAAACTCCTGTAgaacaattgaaaaataaaaaaggtcgAACAAATCAAAGTTGTCTGATTGTATCTATTGATGGCTCCAAATTATTGTTCCTTTTGATCTGTATGGATGGTTTGCTTTTGAGCATAATTTTACCGTTTGATAGTGTAGTGTGGGTCACTTTATTCTTCTTTATCTGAGGAATCTTACAATAAAAAGTTAAGTGTATTTCTCTAAATTCTCAAAAAAACACCTGTTATGGACTTTTAATACAAAGGAGAAGAgacaaatataaatgaaaagaatTTTACGGATGAACCTTTGAAGTTTATACCATGGACGATTCAACTTTCTACACCTCATTATGTCGTACCTTATTCATTTAATTCAAGAATAGACTTTAGAAACATGTtatctttcaaaaatttcattagAGGTGGggataaaacaatataaaatgcAGGAAAACAGCTATgttattattatcaatttctCAAGTTAATTAGTGATCAGTGAATATCACTTTTTTGACGATACAAGTCTATTTCATTCTTAGTgtaattttaagagaaaaagcATTTCATTGTTACTACAAAGATTCTTTAGTAGTAAACTTCATCAATGGTATCTCTAATTCTGATGCATGTTCATAGTAATAATGTAAGGTAAGATAAGAGGTTTGCATTTGATAGTCTTGTACCAGTGTTACTCAACTCAGGTCACAGAACAGTCCAAaacataagaaattaaattcataGATTTCTTTGTGCTAAAGCTCGTAGCAATGCACAGTACAAGTGAAAGGATGTTATTAGGATGTTAAACAGGTATAAAAATTTGTACTTGAAATCCCTTTTAACAGTTCAATGTTTTTTCCTCTTGAATAAATTTTGCCCTCATATTTGTAGAGCATCGGCAATAGACCCGGCTAGACTCAATACTTCAAAAGGAGCTTTATTTGCAATAGCTTTGACAGTAAGAGGGCAAGAATCTGTGATCCAAAAGTAGGAAAATGCATTCTCCAAGGACCCTGCAAGTTAAATAAAATGGTATTAACAGTCACATAtatgacaaaaagaaaaatgtagaaACTAGAAAGCAAGTGACATTTAAGCCAGCACTAACCACTTTTATGAAGGAATCGCTCCCATGATTGGTTAGGGAACACTCCGTGGGTGACATAGGCACTCACCTTTGCTGCACCATTGGCTGCCAAAACTTTCTAGAGGAACAAAACAGTAAACAAAAGAGAAATGTTCAGTAGCACTTACATGCACACACAAGCATTGATAATTGATGATTGATGCATGTATATGCACATACAGATTAACTTTTGCTTAGTTTAGGTTGGCATAACAAAGATCAataatcaacaacaaaaaatagtCGCATGTGAGAATGGCTTCAAgcaaacaattttcttttgacAATATATCTTTTCTCATTTTGTATTtgcaaataaaatattgaccTGACACTCAACCAAGGTGCCTCCAGATTGGACcaaatcatcaacaataaccACATGATGACCAGAGACATGGCCTTCCTTGAGCCGAACTATCCTCTTGTCACCTTCACGAACCTTAGTACATACAACCTGCCACATTCAGAAACAGACAAATCTATAAGCCAAacaaatataagtaaaaatttatcaaagagaTAGGAGACTCACCACtgaaaaattatcaaacagCTTGTGGAATCGCTTCCATGCACCATCATCTGGAAATGCAATAACTACCTGAAAATAACACTCAGAAATTCGTGCTAAAAAATGTGAAGGAaaacacaaaatataaaatatcccCTCTTTTAACATAAGACGTTGATCAACAGACAAAATGTGAATGAAATAACACAGAATACTCACATTATCAGCATCGGGAAGCTGGCTCAGACGCTGCCTTAAGAGAGGAATACCCGTCTCAAACAAAGGCAGGACTTCATCTCCAAAATAAAACCTCTCCTGGATAATGTAAAATCAtaagtaaaattagaaaaacttGATAGTATGCTACTATAACACCAACTACACAAAGAAGTAGAACGTTGTTGCAAAAACTACAGGGTATTAATTACAACAGGTAGGATGTTAATTAGTTAAGGGAAAATCACTTATTTAGTCTTGCGTTTCTTTTCAGAAGTGAGCTTTACTCATTGAGAAGAAGAAATCCTTTGTCAAGGTGAATCTCTTGAAGGAGagatgttttctattttctattctTTCGTTTCAATTCAGTAAAATCTTTACTTTCTTCTTTATACCAAGAACCAATGATATCTAAAAACTGAGAACattgaaaagggaaaaacaCAAGTTTTACTACGTTGTTGCATAGCTTAAGCAAATTGAAGTATATGAGCAATAACCAAATAAGATGTTAATACAAGTAAAAGTGAAACATGCATCCTTTGTCTGCCTTAAGAAATGACTGTCTATCCACATATTCTGTTGAATGGTGCCTTCACtcattttttcaaaagttctaCTTCAGTGAAGAAAAGTTCTTTGACAGACAACAAGACAGAAGTGCAATATCCCATCAAGCATAACCCAATAAGAGATTATGCAACAAAATTTCCATTAACAAAAGTATATTAAATAGAAATTCATAAGGACTTCAAACTATACAGCACAAAAGCAAAGCATAGTACTTCCTTCCAATGCAGCAAACACACAAACCTGCAAGGCATGAATGTCATATATGACTAAGCTGGTTGGGCCTCCTCTTGAAATTGGAATGTTTGACAACATCCTTGCAAGGGTGAAGGCAGTTGCTACATCTCCTTCTTCCTCCATTCGCTCAAAGGATCCAGTTGGAAAGAAAGGCAATACCAATGTGAAGGAAGCAACAAATAGACGAGGGAGTGCATATATGACAGAAAGTTGTTCAAAGACTTGTGCTGGGGAGCTGAAAGATGCCAAAAAAGCAACATGTTGACCTCGGAGTTCTTCTGcattatttatgtatatatttggaAACCCATCGGCAAATGACCTGAATAAGCATGAAATTATTAagcattttcaatttttgtcataaaaacgagaaaacaaaattcatctTGCAGTTTGTTTGTAATAATGTTATGCAGGTCAAATAAGGTTTGAGGAATCTAGATCCCCACACATCCAGGATATGAATAGAAGAAAATACATCATGACAAAACTAAGGTAACTGGTACAGTGATATTACAGTATAAATGTAGAACGGAAGTAAAGTAATTGTTATAACGAAATATCACTCCAAGAGaaattgtttaagaaaattaGTCATGaaaaagcatcaaaacacaagTACACAACCGGAGGAACATAGGGAAGACAATAAATTTCTTCTGACAAAATCCTGAGTTTATCTAATATAGTACTCTTCATTGACATACCTGACATCATCAGCAGTGTTATCATTTGCACCATCACTGAATCTATAGCTCTCACTCCTCTGTTTACTATGAATCAGTTTCGTCCTCTTCAATATCAATTTCTTTGGAGCATGAATCTTTTGAAATCGgcctttttttaaatttttgctTGTTGCATGGTATATGTATTCATCTCTCAAGTTCTAGGTACTCTAACAAAACCCCTCCTAGTCAAAATGTCTATAGACAACATCTTAGCATCATTTAGAACCACCTCTCCATTGTATCATTCACTATTTTGAGATATTACCAAAGGATATTAGATACATCACAATGTATTTAAGATATGTTACAACAAGTTTTAAGCTCTTGATTCAATTAAAACTTGATCATGTAACTTTTTATGCCTAAGCTGCTTGCACCTTTTTGGTGTGAAGCTGTAGGATAAAGTAAAGAATAAATGAAACTAGCATTTCTTTTCTACCATGCCAAAGTAAGCTAGAGtgtcaaattataaatttacatGCTAAAACACAGTCCAATTCTCATTACAGCCAGTGGCACCACCACATCAGCTTAGTAAGTAGCAAACAGAAGGTAGAGAATACAACACATTTCAGGTCCTTCGCAATTCCtattaaatattcataattgTCAAGCAACGCATCGAGTTCTTTCCCCAACCACACCATGATTCAGTTCCAGCAAATGTAAACTTTCAAAGTTCTCCATGCCAAGCCTATTTCAGTTCCATCTTAATCAGGCACAGGTCCATTGATCTCAAATCAAGAAAATACATTTCTTTAAAGCCATCCTAATTAGTAAAGAGGTCACAATTATGACCCATTAGCACAGGAAGAATGCATCGAGGCTGACATTCCTTAATATATATCTCCAGTTTCAAGTTTCGATTTTTGAAAAGAATATATGAGAATTTCATCATTAGATAAGTTGCATTTAGTATTTTCTCTCTGTTTCTTAGGCTTCTCATTTCCTCCTTTCATATTATTTTCCACAAAATTACCATCCACAGATTTTTGCTATATTTTCATCCCAACATACACATAGCACTCAAAATCTTTGCCAAGGGTGTATACTCAAAAGGGGTATACCATTCACCATATTGTTCAGCTTTAACTTCATGAATATTTAAAGACtaactaaaactaaaaagttCTGTATTTGGAaccataatttaattattaccCAAAATCCAGACACGGGTTTCTCCTAAACCCTGTCCTCCTTCAATCAAAACAAACTTGTTATCCAATGCCAGCCCTGAAGAATAAATGAAGCTACGTGGAACAAAATGACACTTTTTTCACTCAACTTAAATATCCCGGCTTAATTTAGCTTAAGTGCCGAAAGTCTacattattatcttttatctctCCACTAGCAGAATTTTGGCTGAAAGCCAGTCGAAACGCGGAGTTAACATGTTAACCAATGTACCCAAGTTGACAAATGCAAAAGACCGGATAAGACCCTTCCAaagaaacaatcattcattcgTTTCCATCAAACTTCTCGTAAAAAAGTCTAAGCTTTGAACAACATACAACAATaaaacacaacataatcttAAAAGAAACCCATAATTAGCAAAGAACAAGCTAAAACACAACACAACGCAAGCAACTGAAATCAAGAACGGAAAATGATCATGAGTAGAAAGAGAGAGCAAAAGTGTGCGTGAGAAAGACACCTCCATTTGATGTTTTGGAGAATGACGTGGGGAGATAAAAGAGCAACCTTGTGGGCAAGTTCTTCGCAGTCAAGGGAGTAGAAGAGGTTCACCTGTTTCTTTGGGCACTTCACCAACgccatttctctctctctttctttctctctctctccaacAAAAGGAAATGCAAAAGCGTAGAAATCAAgcaaaaaagagaataaaaaggtAAGAAAAAGGAGGGTGAATAGAAGAAAAGGGATTTTGGAGTGTGGGGTGGTGAGGCCGCCAAGAACACGGAAGGAAGGAAAAGAACCCAGTGGCTGCGTAGCGTTTGGTCGTCAACACTGGTCAAATTTGCTTCTCAATATTAAGGGAAAGATACGTTGACGCCGTTAATGGAAATACATCCGTTTGACACCGATACACGTggcatatatattaattttttaaatgttcagGGATGGAACATAGTAGGGGAAATTGGTAACTTGCGATTTGGGGTCTTTTTGAATTTCGATTTCGCTCTTCGGTTCCTTTGCTGGTTCTTTCGTCAGCGGGATGTATGTCAGTATAAAACAGTCCAACTTAGGTGTGAGTGTTAAGAGAAgttagttcttttatttttagacaatgatatttttacagtatttttttattatattttaatataattgagatatcattagtttaaaattattctacctgataataataataatcatgaaaaccaacCTAAATTATTATCCATTATTTTTTCCAAAACCTTCTCAAATTTTCGAAACTAGAATAAAACCTAGCTTTGTGAATTCAAATACACTACATTTTTACACTTTTTCAACATCACAGAGGTATAGGAAAAACTTGCAAAAactaatgtttttttatctcatcATCACCACGCTTGATGcctaaaaatcattattaaataatatcattaatttaaatttggattaatataaaatttataaatatgaaatatcaattaaaatattactaacaaatttagagtcataatgaatttaataaataagtagaataataataattattattaataaattttaaaatattgttattttaaagttcattttaatttacttcattgatattagaaataaaataatattgaccTAATAACTTATTCCAActaactaattttaattatttttttaattttgtttcaatgttaaattatcattctttcttcttcgatttttatattttctacaaaaagaagaaagattgataaaagtttgattttatttgtttctattttattcaattGGTTAATAATTGGTTATGATTTATCTAATTGAAGACGAATATAATAGGatataaaagttatttctagtgagaagaaaataatggatgaaaaatataataacattattatccAAAGGTGGTTAGTGCACATGATGCGACTAAAGGCTTTTTAGCTCAAGTATTAGAATCTATGGTGAAGCCTATCATGAAACTTATGGTGGAGCTTATGACAACACCTGTGGTGGAGGTGTAACCTGTTGCTCAATCACAATTCAAGTCAGTCGTGGGTAATCatgataatatttatgttatgaATATATATTCTCTTGTTAAGAATCTAGATACTAGTGTGCAAGTGTTGGTTGGTATTTAACTCATAGTAATCTTTTGATATATGAGGAtacttttttttagaataattgaaaaatagatTCTAAATTGGCTAATATGTGTGATGAGAGAGGAAATTATAATGTTGAAGGAGATGATGAACCAattcaaactataaaaaaatctaGTGGGATAGGCCAAAAAAGAGTTAATACTAAATCTTCTAAAGcaaaaacctttaaaaattaaaagcttATTTTGGAATGTGAGAGAATTGGCTAATgctaaattttttatgtgaaagAATTTGTCTTTTTCCTAATATATGGAGTTCAaagtataaaatgatatttatgaaGCAAATCatagatttgttttatcataatatgtatttttgttaattgtgtCAGCAATGtaattttgttataagtttggtGTGGTCCTtccatgttttttcttttcttctttaaaaaaaaaatcttcatgtAATGACAATTACACTTAACATGAACTTAAAGTAGTTGACAAtttaattttgagttaaatatgtttttgatctcttaacttttaatgaaaattataattagttcatttttaaaactttgacTAATTTAGTCTCTCATCTTTAAAACCATatgaatttagtcattttaaccaaatttaagtttatttcaaattttaaacacATTTCTTAActaatattgaagaaaaaatgtgttaaacaatataaacaactcaaatgttaCTATGAAATGcgtttaaattatcaaataaacttaacaaaataaaattaaaaagactaaatccacatatttataaagttaaagaattaaattaaattaaaattttaaagaaagactaattctaattttcacttaaaattaaaaataaaaaatatatttaaccctttaatttttataatattacactactaataaactatttttgaaTTTAATCACTTTCTTCAGCAAAATTACGGAAAAGGGttcaaaaaatagttttataggcaattttaaaaatttagctCAACCATACATcatacaaacaaacaaaataatgataaataatgtgGAACACTCAAATATAGAACCACACATCTTTTAATGCTCCTTATGTTTTCTATTGATTTACATCACATCACATGTTGAATAACACATAAATTACactgagaaaaaaatataatattgttttataattatataagtgATAAGAAAAAGGATAGAAACACTACAAAAATCTATAATTTTAGTGGGTTATCTTTCATGTTACCGGGTTTTAATCTCCGAAAAATACGTTTTCAGCGGTTAGAAAAATCACTTGAAAAATCAGCATCACAAAATTACTGGTGGTTTTCTGCAAAACCGCCCCTATTTCCAAGGGTTTCTGAAACCACCAGAATTAATCGAGGTTCTGTGGAATGGCCCTTATTTCCAGGGGTTTCTAGAAAATCACCGGTAATTACTAGGGGTTTCTAGAAAATTGCCAATAATTACCAGGGGTTTCTAGAAAACTACCAGTAATTACTAGGGGTTTTCCAAAACCGccgaaaaatcatttttaaaaaaaaataaaattaaatatttatatttaacattcaatcaatttacaatcatttttttctatattatgaTTCCATctaatcaatttataattaatataccCTTTTAATGAACATATTCAATTGAACAagcaaaatgaaattcatttcatacattaaattgtataatactataatacattatttgtatataaaactatatattcaaaccaaatattacattatccTACATATACTACTAAATTGTAGTTAAAGTTTCTACAatttactaacacttaaaataaaagaaactcaTTTGATTTTAATGTCTTCCATGTATAGACCTTCCATTCAagataaatcattaaaaatttaaaaataaaattttaaaacaatattgtaatgaACAATTAGATAagtatttagtaatttttttaatactttattcCAAATGCACCAAAAAGTTTTTGTTTGCATCAGCGTAAACCACAATAAGAGACAAGAAGCAAATCAACCACAATCTTTAACTTTCCATAAAGTTCAGTAGCTCACACAAGCTTATTGCCTGAAACATCCATAAGGGCCATACAAAgtgaaatgaaaaacatattttgatgaACTCACTGTTGCAGCATGATGCTATAAGCCTCAGTATACATTTATCCTGCGCTGCTTCCAAATTGAAAGCATCGTCATCAAGTGAAGTAGTGTCCAGACCTACAGATGCCATTTCTTCCATTCTTCTCTGAATTTGCATGTATTATGTTTACAAATTTAGGTATTGGATAAAACTCATAAATGTACAAGTGAAGTAGATCTGAATCAAGACTTGTGAAGTACAGTTGGCCTTCCTCACTAAATCCAAACTAACTTCCTAAAGAAATTGACCTGAGTGAGTAGTTATTTACCTTGCCAGACTTAGCACCCCGCTTCCTAGTAATAGTTTCTTTAAATGAGGTAGAAACAACTGACTCAGGGACAGGACAACGTTCGACAAGTCGAGCTGTTAAAAGCTTACTCAGTATCTCTCGTTCAACTTTTGTATCCATGGCATTTTCTGCATgtatatcatttaaaataaaataattttaaaggatTCATGATTTTGCGAGATCCAGGAGCTCAATCATGTTTGAAATACAGTAATTTCAACATATTCAAAAACCAAGTCTAGAAGTAAGCATGAGCTAGTAGTGTTTTGGAATAAGAAGATCATAATTTTCTAACCTTGATGACAGAGAATATATTCTTTCGAAAAGAATATAAACAAATGTTATATAAATCATTCATGACATGATATGTTTCTATGCCCTTTTCAGTTATTTACCTTGTATATCCATTTATGATAACATTGTATTAAGTTTCCAGCACCGCACATTgatattaatgttattaaatacTAAGTATAAGATAATATAgcaaatataaataacatcagTACACGtttaaaaaatctttatatCTACGATTACAAACtcacttcaatttttttcctttcaaaattatgttttattcttATCTTCTAGTTCgtcacaaattttatataaaatcttcaatGAGAGTTATATGAGTTTGTTAACAGAAAAgtggtattttaaaaaatggacTAATTATTTTTCACTGGATTTCCAATAATACTATGATGTAGAAGTAGAGGTGGTAAAACAAATTAGTGTTTTGGCTTAGTCTGTGattcataaaaatatgttaGGTATTAACTTGTCTCtccatttttcttaattttttaattattttttatttttttttaaattatttaattttatatagataaatattaaaaacatatttagttaaataaatattttttaattttttaattgattaattaatatttttaaattaataaattaaaataattattatatttacaagttaaattacctttttaactaataattaaaatttaatttataaatgttaacatgttaaaaatgtaagttataatattattatatatttagttttttttttaaaaatataacataaaaagttaatcttttaaattattatttatttttatttttaattaaagaaaacaaaagctaTTGGGTCAACCTCTCCCCAACCTTTGTATTTGATTTGACAATTTGACTGACTAAACAGGTAAAAAAAATGGTTGGCAATAGTGTGAGCTATGATCCACTTTTTCACTCTTACGTGAAACTGTTATGTTATTCATTCtgctaaataaatatttgttttcatttttaaatgtgAGTTTATGCGATTCCTTGAATGCATTTTTAGatgtttgtatattttttcCTTGTAAATCATAGTTATGGTGAATATGCAAAAGAACAATAGTGAAATTTAAGGACTTGAAGAACACCTAAATAAACAAGTATCcaacataaaagaaaagatgtCAAAACCACATCCAAACACATAATGCTTAACTTTAACTGGCAGAACTGTAAAGGTAGGGATTTGGGGGTTTTGAAACTTCAACAATTCCTTCCAGCATCAGCAAAACGTTCTTCATTGTTGGCCTAAGAGAGGGATCTTCATGAATACACCAAAGAGCAACCATgacaaatttttcaaaactattaatgttattaatagCTTCATCATCATTTCCTAGAAGAATGTCTAGTCTTCTACTCTTGTAGCAATCATATGCCCAATCTGTCAATATCCCTTTTTCTTCATCAGCAAGCTCCTTTTCCACATTCCTCCTGCAACAAATTATCTCTAATAACAACACTCCGAAACTATAAGTGTCAACCTTAGTAGTGATTGGTGAACTTCTAAACCAATCTGGTGCAACATACCCTTTGGTTCCTCTGATTCCAGTTTCAGTGTGGCTTTGATTGATCAGTAACAACTTTGCTAATC
Protein-coding sequences here:
- the LOC108341057 gene encoding ribose-phosphate pyrophosphokinase 4, with product MALVKCPKKQVNLFYSLDCEELAHKVALLSPHVILQNIKWRSFADGFPNIYINNAEELRGQHVAFLASFSSPAQVFEQLSVIYALPRLFVASFTLVLPFFPTGSFERMEEEGDVATAFTLARMLSNIPISRGGPTSLVIYDIHALQERFYFGDEVLPLFETGIPLLRQRLSQLPDADNVVIAFPDDGAWKRFHKLFDNFSVVVCTKVREGDKRIVRLKEGHVSGHHVVIVDDLVQSGGTLVECQKVLAANGAAKVSAYVTHGVFPNQSWERFLHKSGSLENAFSYFWITDSCPLTVKAIANKAPFEVLSLAGSIADALQI